The following coding sequences are from one Campylobacter showae CSUNSWCD window:
- a CDS encoding OmpA/MotB family protein, protein MAKKLIDPSDCPKCLPEWLAAFGDLMSLLLCFFVLLLSMSTMDAKKLEAAIGSLSGALGVLEGGTKPDVSAEQNQDDHATSNKERTGVKSNFEQTLRSINELLHASGSPEVTFEESESGFVIRLPANLLFAKDSAQLQNDDALLFLKRIAMVIAKLPPDVVANVIGHTDSEQPGSAEFKDNWQLSSARAISVVSELIKDGVDPKKLTASAKAEFEPFATNFTEQGREKNRRVEIHFVSLNLDDKAKTQKSILDAQE, encoded by the coding sequence ATGGCTAAAAAGTTAATCGATCCAAGCGACTGCCCCAAATGCTTGCCCGAGTGGCTCGCGGCGTTTGGCGACTTGATGTCGCTGTTGCTTTGCTTTTTCGTACTGCTTCTTTCTATGAGTACGATGGACGCAAAAAAGCTAGAAGCTGCGATCGGCTCGCTAAGCGGTGCTTTGGGTGTGCTTGAGGGCGGCACAAAACCCGACGTCAGCGCCGAGCAAAACCAAGATGATCACGCCACCTCAAATAAAGAACGCACGGGCGTAAAGTCAAATTTCGAGCAGACGCTACGCTCTATCAACGAGCTTTTGCACGCTAGCGGCTCGCCTGAGGTTACGTTTGAGGAGAGCGAGAGCGGATTTGTGATCAGGCTACCTGCAAATTTACTCTTTGCAAAAGATAGTGCCCAGCTGCAAAACGACGACGCACTGCTGTTTTTAAAACGTATCGCGATGGTGATAGCCAAGCTACCGCCAGATGTCGTAGCAAACGTGATCGGACATACCGACAGCGAGCAGCCGGGCTCTGCCGAGTTTAAAGACAACTGGCAACTATCATCGGCTAGAGCTATCAGCGTGGTTAGCGAGCTCATCAAAGACGGAGTTGATCCTAAAAAGCTAACTGCATCCGCAAAGGCTGAATTTGAGCCGTTTGCAACGAATTTTACCGAGCAGGGCAGGGAGAAAAACCGCAGAGTCGAGATACACTTCGTTTCGTTAAATTTAGACGACAAAGCCAAAACGCAAAAAAGCATACTGGACGCGCAGGAGTAA
- the fliP gene encoding flagellar type III secretion system pore protein FliP (The bacterial flagellar biogenesis protein FliP forms a type III secretion system (T3SS)-type pore required for flagellar assembly.): MTFLLFFIFAAVAIGEDNVTIPTVNLSLSAPTTPTQLVSSLNVLLVLTVLTLAPSLVFMMTSFLRLIIVFSFLRQAMGTQQMPPSTVLISLAMVLTFFIMEPVGKQAYEAGVQPYLSEQIGYQEAFERGVKPFREFMIKNTREKDLALFLRIRNMPNPQSFDDIPLTVVMSAFMISEMKTAFEIAFLLYLPFLVIDMVVSSVLMAMGMMMLPPTMISLPFKLLIFVLVDGWNLLVMNLVKSFH, encoded by the coding sequence CTGACGTTTTTGCTGTTTTTTATCTTTGCGGCGGTCGCGATCGGCGAGGATAACGTCACTATCCCGACCGTAAATCTCAGCCTAAGCGCGCCCACTACGCCCACCCAGCTAGTTAGCTCGCTAAACGTCCTACTCGTCTTAACCGTCCTCACGCTAGCTCCTTCGCTAGTTTTTATGATGACGAGCTTTTTGCGGCTCATTATCGTTTTTTCGTTCTTACGTCAAGCGATGGGCACGCAGCAGATGCCGCCTTCTACGGTGCTTATTAGCCTTGCGATGGTACTTACGTTTTTTATCATGGAGCCTGTGGGCAAGCAAGCCTACGAAGCGGGCGTGCAGCCGTATCTCAGCGAACAAATCGGCTATCAAGAGGCATTTGAGCGCGGCGTGAAGCCGTTTCGCGAGTTTATGATAAAAAATACGCGAGAGAAGGACCTAGCGCTATTTTTACGCATCAGAAATATGCCAAACCCGCAAAGCTTCGACGATATTCCGCTCACGGTCGTGATGAGCGCGTTTATGATCAGCGAGATGAAAACGGCGTTTGAGATAGCGTTTTTGCTCTATCTGCCATTTTTAGTCATCGATATGGTCGTTAGCTCCGTGCTCATGGCGATGGGCATGATGATGCTACCGCCGACGATGATTTCACTACCGTTTAAGCTACTTATTTTCGTGCTCGTCGACGGGTGGAATTTGCTCGTCATGAATCTCGTTAAAAGCTTTCATTAG
- a CDS encoding TolC family protein, producing the protein MKKVYIFLSFCVFLGGSEVKFDGNLHELILAAQSSNLAQISNYEPQKAQLQKDAVKSAYMPSLTVEGGYSFLSGDINVLRPQRAATARAILELAVYDGGKREALLSSLSHLGAAEILKNEDYQNLLAFNATKLYFSFLSLGELATAKEGEINYLKNALNRLEKYYRAGLSDESEYEAVNARYAMALAERLEITQNQNEIKNQIYALTGRDIEPVAGSRIAFADDDFAPQKSAKPELEALRLNFAAALEDEKITASETNPQIFIKNTYTFMRTHYDRNLLPAHYRSVLEPYFDDFFKPNLNTNELILGFSWKAFDFGANKKRREIKRINALQAKLNLDQKRLQNELNLTNIKNDLKTLEQKIAAGESAVNSAQTSLKAVSKKYEAGLLGYVEFLNATAQSFSAGSALELSKSKFEIKKAEYLYERGGKIAENIEKTERK; encoded by the coding sequence ATGAAAAAAGTTTATATATTTTTGAGTTTTTGCGTTTTTTTAGGCGGATCGGAGGTTAAATTTGACGGAAATTTACACGAGCTGATTTTGGCCGCACAGAGCTCAAATTTGGCTCAAATCTCAAACTACGAACCGCAAAAAGCGCAGCTGCAAAAAGATGCCGTAAAAAGCGCATATATGCCAAGCCTTACGGTTGAGGGCGGATACAGCTTTTTAAGCGGCGACATAAACGTCCTGCGCCCGCAAAGAGCCGCCACGGCAAGGGCGATTTTGGAGCTTGCAGTTTATGACGGCGGCAAGCGCGAAGCCCTTCTAAGCTCGCTTTCGCATCTTGGCGCGGCTGAGATTTTAAAAAACGAGGATTATCAAAACCTGCTCGCGTTTAACGCGACCAAGCTTTATTTTAGCTTTTTGTCGCTGGGTGAGCTCGCGACCGCAAAAGAAGGCGAGATAAACTATCTAAAAAACGCGCTAAATAGGTTGGAAAAATACTACCGCGCGGGACTTAGCGACGAGAGCGAGTATGAAGCGGTAAACGCTAGATACGCCATGGCGCTAGCCGAACGCCTCGAAATCACGCAAAATCAAAACGAGATAAAAAATCAAATTTACGCGCTAACGGGCAGAGATATAGAGCCTGTGGCTGGCTCTAGGATCGCGTTTGCAGACGACGACTTCGCACCGCAAAAAAGCGCAAAGCCAGAGCTTGAGGCGCTTAGGCTAAATTTCGCCGCGGCTTTGGAGGATGAAAAAATAACCGCGTCCGAGACGAACCCGCAAATTTTCATCAAAAACACCTACACCTTTATGCGCACTCACTACGATAGAAATTTGCTGCCGGCACATTATAGAAGCGTGCTGGAGCCCTATTTTGACGACTTTTTTAAGCCGAATTTAAACACCAACGAGCTGATTTTGGGCTTTAGCTGGAAGGCGTTTGATTTTGGCGCGAACAAAAAGCGGCGTGAGATAAAGCGCATAAACGCGCTGCAAGCGAAGCTAAATTTGGATCAAAAGCGATTGCAAAATGAGCTAAATTTGACGAATATCAAAAACGATCTAAAGACGCTCGAGCAAAAGATCGCCGCAGGCGAAAGCGCGGTAAATTCGGCGCAAACCTCGCTAAAAGCCGTCAGTAAAAAGTACGAGGCTGGACTGCTTGGATACGTCGAGTTTTTAAACGCGACCGCGCAGAGCTTTAGTGCAGGCAGCGCGCTGGAGCTAAGCAAGAGTAAATTTGAGATCAAAAAGGCGGAGTATCTGTATGAACGCGGCGGCAAGATCGCCGAAAATATCGAAAAAACGGAGCGCAAATGA
- a CDS encoding efflux RND transporter periplasmic adaptor subunit, producing the protein MNKILLFLLSAAVALCAQDKIYASFDVTAAKDAQLALKAVGIIKTVNVEIGSAVKRGDVLLELENESEKLAVKLAQNDLESAQTAKAHAKSVLDKFKLVQSVSSKQTFENAEFDFKNAALAENRAHLALNLAQKRLEDTRLLAPFDGTISSKSIEVGEGVGGVAQKLMSIFSYPEVKLKLSFDEKFKDRVKIGSEFVYKIDGENEERRGKISLIYPTIDTKNGKIYAEVQARNLTPGLFGEGYIVPDSQVETEAEPKKEDANKTFGLKFDGFKNGGLASAKFDAEKTSLGVAWFSNLTLQTKCKVNLSSNLANVVKFDAVAKKANLMKEADDGLNLAHKKGDINLNAEFNLAKILLTAKFQTLFAKQGGRVNLTQKPVLAKARNV; encoded by the coding sequence ATGAATAAAATTTTACTTTTTTTACTGAGTGCGGCGGTTGCGCTTTGCGCGCAGGATAAAATTTACGCGAGCTTTGACGTCACGGCCGCAAAAGACGCGCAGCTCGCGCTAAAGGCCGTGGGTATCATAAAGACCGTAAACGTAGAAATAGGCTCCGCGGTAAAGCGTGGCGACGTGCTGCTAGAGCTTGAAAACGAGAGCGAAAAGCTAGCCGTCAAGCTCGCTCAAAACGACCTAGAGAGCGCGCAGACGGCAAAAGCCCACGCAAAAAGCGTGCTGGATAAATTTAAGCTTGTTCAAAGCGTGAGCTCCAAGCAGACTTTTGAAAATGCGGAATTTGATTTTAAAAACGCGGCGCTAGCCGAAAACAGGGCGCATCTGGCGCTAAATTTGGCGCAAAAACGGCTCGAAGACACGCGGCTACTCGCGCCTTTTGACGGGACGATCTCGAGCAAGAGCATCGAGGTCGGCGAGGGCGTGGGCGGCGTAGCGCAAAAGCTGATGTCTATATTTTCCTATCCAGAGGTTAAGCTCAAGCTTAGCTTTGATGAGAAATTTAAAGACCGCGTAAAAATAGGTAGCGAATTCGTCTATAAAATAGACGGCGAAAATGAGGAAAGACGCGGTAAAATCAGCCTCATCTACCCGACTATCGACACGAAAAACGGCAAAATTTACGCCGAAGTGCAGGCGCGAAATTTGACGCCTGGGCTTTTTGGCGAGGGATATATCGTCCCAGACTCGCAGGTTGAAACGGAAGCCGAGCCTAAAAAAGAGGACGCAAATAAAACATTTGGGCTTAAATTTGACGGCTTTAAAAACGGCGGGCTTGCGAGCGCGAAATTTGACGCAGAAAAAACTAGCCTTGGCGTAGCTTGGTTTTCAAATTTGACGCTGCAAACAAAATGCAAGGTAAATTTGAGCTCAAATTTAGCGAATGTAGTTAAATTTGACGCCGTCGCGAAAAAAGCAAATTTGATGAAAGAGGCGGACGACGGATTAAATTTAGCGCACAAAAAAGGCGACATAAATTTAAACGCCGAATTTAACTTGGCGAAAATTTTGCTCACCGCTAAATTCCAAACGCTTTTTGCAAAGCAGGGCGGACGGGTAAATTTGACGCAAAAGCCCGTTTTAGCGAAGGCGCGAAATGTATAA
- a CDS encoding efflux RND transporter permease subunit, producing the protein MYKLAINRPITTLMFFIALVFFGAMSLLRMPVNLFPEVVIPLIKITTYAPGDMSLIESRVTKKIEDEVSTIDGIKKIRSYTFNNLSIVTVEFNLKKNIDVAANDVRDKVAKAKLDVQPEIEKINSDSGKVASFFVSRKDENLTALMQTVKDEAKPFLQRVKGVGKVDDKGFLEPEIKIYLDPFKLDKYALTAASVINIIKSQNLKAPLGKLENSKFEIFLKSEFDAKSVQELEEIRLQKDVFLKDVARIELSHHDTDAVAMYNGKRGVLLDAIKVSGANTIETIDALKAKTDDLAARLGENYEVERVYEKSESILKHINQVKFDMMLGVALTVVIVFFFLRSFSATIIAALAIPASIVGTFFIIDVLGFDLNRLTLLALTLGIGIFIDDAIVVVENISKKMQEGDSNPLKASFEGVREIAFSVLSISAVLLCVFVPIAFMEGIIGQYFNSFGMSVSGGIVVSFLVCIMLIPSLAARFLSEGESKFYRVTEPFFEALESGYERLLKLILRFKTAFVILTLGVLALCMSLAGKVGMDFLPVEDEGQFEIFLKASPGISVEAMSARASEVVREVDSDPRVEYSYMIAGYTDSKDAYKAKIYVRLKGFESRKERQTQIMDEYRKKLKFDDLSVKVLQIPYVDTGSDSEPVQLTITGDSLEKLDEILPKAIAMVRAIEGTTDVGSDNEDKINELQISVNKDKAKRLSVDPSAVAQVIYASFGQNRLGSFDNGDAQYDMILRFDDEYRKDVQALQKLKIKNAHGESISLSAVAEFKTSKTFSVINRFNKQRQIRIVANVDNVPLGAVQKGIDENIGQILPEGYDYVMTGFIEMMNDTNAAFVFTISLSVVLIYMILAALYESFILPLIIMISMPLAFGGVAVGLYLSGNSFSLFVMVGAILLFGMVGKNAILVVDFANRYANEGVELNEAIVRAGVKRLRAILMTTFAMIFAMLPLALSRGAGYEGNSPMAISVISGLISSTLLTLLVVPALFGAVYKIDKFVSKIYKREEI; encoded by the coding sequence ATGTATAAACTAGCCATAAATCGCCCGATTACGACGCTGATGTTTTTCATCGCGCTCGTATTTTTCGGCGCGATGTCGCTTCTTAGGATGCCGGTAAATCTCTTTCCCGAGGTCGTCATCCCGCTGATTAAGATCACGACCTACGCACCGGGCGACATGAGCCTCATCGAGAGCAGGGTCACTAAAAAGATCGAGGACGAGGTCTCGACGATAGACGGTATCAAAAAGATTAGGTCTTATACATTTAACAACCTCAGCATCGTCACGGTCGAGTTTAATCTCAAGAAAAACATCGACGTTGCCGCAAACGACGTGCGCGACAAGGTCGCAAAGGCAAAGCTGGACGTCCAGCCCGAGATAGAAAAAATCAACAGCGACAGCGGCAAGGTGGCGAGCTTTTTTGTTAGCCGAAAGGACGAAAATTTAACCGCGCTCATGCAAACGGTAAAAGACGAAGCAAAGCCGTTTTTACAGCGCGTAAAAGGCGTGGGCAAGGTCGATGACAAGGGCTTTTTGGAGCCTGAGATTAAAATTTACCTAGATCCGTTTAAGCTCGATAAATACGCCCTAACCGCGGCCTCGGTCATAAATATAATCAAATCACAAAATTTAAAAGCGCCTTTAGGAAAGCTGGAAAACAGCAAGTTTGAGATATTTTTAAAGAGCGAATTTGACGCTAAAAGCGTGCAGGAGCTAGAGGAGATACGCCTGCAAAAAGATGTGTTTTTAAAAGACGTCGCGCGCATAGAGCTATCTCATCACGACACCGACGCCGTAGCGATGTATAACGGCAAGCGCGGAGTGCTACTCGACGCTATAAAAGTAAGCGGCGCAAACACTATCGAGACGATAGACGCGCTCAAGGCTAAAACGGACGATCTAGCGGCAAGACTAGGCGAGAACTACGAAGTAGAGCGGGTTTATGAAAAGAGCGAAAGCATCCTAAAGCACATAAATCAGGTCAAATTTGACATGATGCTGGGCGTCGCGCTCACGGTCGTCATCGTCTTTTTCTTTTTGCGAAGCTTTAGCGCGACCATCATAGCCGCGCTCGCGATCCCAGCTAGTATCGTGGGGACGTTTTTTATCATCGACGTTTTGGGCTTTGATCTAAACCGCCTCACGCTGCTGGCTCTCACGCTTGGTATCGGTATATTTATCGACGATGCGATCGTGGTCGTGGAAAATATCTCCAAAAAGATGCAAGAGGGCGATAGCAATCCGCTAAAAGCTAGCTTTGAGGGCGTGCGCGAGATCGCCTTTAGCGTGCTTAGTATTAGCGCGGTGCTGCTTTGCGTGTTTGTGCCGATTGCCTTTATGGAGGGCATCATTGGGCAGTATTTTAACTCCTTTGGCATGAGCGTGAGCGGCGGTATCGTGGTGTCGTTTTTGGTTTGCATTATGCTGATACCTAGCCTCGCGGCGAGGTTTTTGAGTGAGGGCGAGAGTAAATTTTACCGCGTGACGGAGCCATTTTTTGAGGCGCTTGAGAGCGGTTATGAGCGGCTTTTGAAGCTTATTTTGAGGTTTAAAACTGCGTTTGTTATACTCACTTTGGGCGTGCTGGCTCTTTGTATGAGCCTAGCCGGCAAGGTCGGCATGGACTTTTTACCCGTCGAGGACGAGGGCCAGTTTGAGATATTTTTAAAAGCAAGCCCGGGTATCTCGGTCGAAGCTATGAGCGCGAGAGCTAGCGAGGTCGTGCGCGAGGTAGATAGCGATCCGCGCGTCGAGTACTCCTATATGATCGCTGGCTACACGGACTCAAAGGACGCGTACAAGGCTAAAATTTACGTCCGCTTAAAGGGCTTTGAGTCGCGAAAAGAGCGCCAAACGCAGATAATGGACGAGTATAGAAAAAAGCTTAAATTTGACGATCTCTCGGTCAAGGTTCTGCAGATACCATACGTCGATACGGGCAGCGACAGCGAGCCGGTGCAACTAACGATCACGGGAGATAGCCTAGAAAAGCTAGACGAAATCCTGCCAAAAGCCATCGCCATGGTGCGCGCGATAGAGGGTACGACGGATGTGGGCAGCGATAACGAAGACAAGATAAACGAGCTGCAAATCAGCGTAAACAAAGACAAGGCCAAGCGCCTAAGCGTCGATCCTAGCGCGGTCGCGCAGGTGATATATGCGTCCTTTGGGCAAAATAGGCTAGGTAGCTTTGATAACGGCGACGCGCAGTACGATATGATACTGAGGTTTGACGACGAGTACCGCAAGGACGTGCAGGCGCTACAAAAACTAAAGATCAAAAACGCCCACGGCGAGAGTATAAGCCTAAGCGCGGTGGCGGAGTTTAAGACGAGCAAGACCTTTTCTGTGATAAACCGCTTTAACAAACAACGTCAGATCAGGATCGTCGCAAACGTAGATAACGTCCCGCTAGGTGCCGTGCAAAAGGGTATCGACGAAAATATCGGTCAAATTTTGCCTGAGGGCTATGACTACGTGATGACGGGCTTTATCGAGATGATGAACGACACGAACGCGGCCTTTGTCTTTACGATCAGCCTTAGCGTCGTGCTCATCTATATGATCCTAGCCGCGCTTTACGAGAGTTTTATTTTGCCGCTCATCATCATGATCTCGATGCCGCTTGCCTTTGGCGGCGTAGCGGTCGGGCTGTATCTTAGCGGCAACTCGTTTAGCTTGTTCGTCATGGTCGGCGCGATCTTGCTTTTTGGTATGGTGGGTAAAAATGCGATTTTGGTCGTGGATTTCGCCAATCGCTACGCAAACGAGGGCGTGGAGCTAAACGAAGCCATTGTGCGCGCGGGCGTTAAGAGGCTACGAGCGATACTGATGACTACTTTTGCGATGATATTTGCGATGCTGCCGCTAGCGCTTAGTAGGGGTGCTGGGTACGAGGGCAACTCCCCGATGGCGATCTCGGTGATCTCGGGGCTTATTAGCTCGACACTGCTAACGCTACTTGTTGTGCCTGCACTCTTTGGTGCGGTATATAAGATAGATAAATTTGTGAGTAAAATTTATAAAAGGGAGGAAATTTAG
- a CDS encoding PepSY-associated TM helix domain-containing protein: MYKIHTYISLIFCIPLVIVCFTGSVLVYKDEINNILMPGVIYVVKNSDENEQKSRLKFDELREKIEKEYPHHEIVGWNIDADPQKTDKIWLLKHGAGEKEWACVYLDAFSGEIKSDLVPHDSGFIGVITELHENLLLEKSGQILLGLTAIFAFIISISGFIVYRNFWANLLRLRFARMTTFMSDSHKFIGVFSTPVIFAVALSGAWWELRFMFMPPFDNSKFVIGPEIYDKNISIDALVQRAASDMPGFRTHYVSFPFFDGANITLYGQKPSQGFLHSQYSSTVTYDKNSANLIDVKDIELASKTDKFLSTFRRAHYGDYNAATKFIWFLCGLAPLALSVSGIYLWIKRSNFKRGKR, translated from the coding sequence ATGTATAAAATTCATACCTATATTTCGCTGATATTTTGCATTCCGCTAGTTATCGTTTGCTTTACGGGCTCTGTTTTGGTTTATAAAGACGAGATAAATAATATCTTAATGCCAGGCGTCATCTACGTCGTAAAAAATAGCGACGAAAACGAGCAGAAAAGTAGATTAAAATTTGACGAGCTAAGAGAAAAAATAGAAAAAGAGTATCCGCATCACGAGATCGTAGGGTGGAATATCGACGCAGATCCCCAAAAAACGGACAAAATTTGGCTGTTAAAGCACGGAGCGGGCGAAAAAGAGTGGGCGTGCGTGTATCTGGATGCTTTTAGCGGAGAGATAAAAAGCGACCTCGTGCCGCACGATAGCGGATTTATCGGCGTTATAACCGAGCTTCACGAAAATTTGCTTCTTGAAAAAAGCGGTCAAATTTTGCTTGGGCTAACGGCGATTTTTGCTTTTATTATTTCGATCAGCGGCTTTATCGTTTACCGAAACTTTTGGGCAAATTTGCTGCGTCTTCGGTTTGCGCGCATGACTACTTTTATGAGCGATTCGCACAAATTTATCGGCGTTTTTTCTACGCCCGTTATCTTTGCGGTCGCGCTTAGCGGGGCTTGGTGGGAGCTTAGGTTTATGTTTATGCCACCTTTTGATAATTCAAAATTCGTAATCGGGCCGGAAATTTATGACAAAAATATCTCTATCGACGCCCTGGTACAAAGAGCGGCCTCGGATATGCCCGGATTTAGGACGCACTACGTTAGCTTTCCGTTTTTTGATGGCGCAAATATCACGCTTTACGGGCAAAAACCGAGTCAAGGTTTCCTGCATAGCCAGTACTCAAGCACCGTTACTTATGATAAAAATAGCGCAAATTTAATCGATGTAAAAGATATAGAGCTAGCAAGCAAAACGGATAAATTTTTATCGACGTTTAGGCGAGCTCACTACGGCGACTATAACGCCGCGACCAAGTTTATCTGGTTTTTGTGCGGTTTAGCGCCGCTTGCGCTTAGCGTTTCGGGGATTTATTTATGGATAAAAAGATCAAATTTTAAAAGGGGAAAAAGATGA
- a CDS encoding TonB-dependent siderophore receptor: MKNKILLSVAAINLLASVQILAAQNGESSAGKETLQAVEVTSEQRRDDIKYNAKELVKSTTRLDLTSRQTPQSLTVITEARLKDQNINDYQVLLRNIPGVTLSKWDERVYPTARGFKIDYYLLDSMPSFGGFSLGANDMSLLPYERVEVVKGANGLLAGAGNPAASLNFIRKRANSKELTGNFKLSAGSYDRYGVSGDVQTPVTADGSVRARASFMHEKSHSYMDYYNRKNTAIYGVVDADIMDSSWLSLGAFYQELKRHGIRWGGMPAFYKNDARREFSKNEIFSQPWTRWDIKTFDVYADFRHYFENEASLNLSYSFRRANTDSNLLYYGGKVNLDGTGDVSGLSVYANKREENIHNIDAYVNLPYEAFSLPHEAVFGAMYNNYKKSSDNVSSYWNSRTTPAGLAYAARTRIDFNNLHLDDPKLPYADQNNADKTVQKAVYFANKFSITDELKFLLGARMSYYKYRITGGNGNRNFTQEITPYLGITYDIGENHTLYASYTSIFKPQTVKDINDKYLDPVQGKDYELGIKGDYFDGALSASFGVFKVVQDKLGARTGQKIPGTTTDAYEAKKGVTSKGFEVDVNGEINQNLSLGLGLTHFNAKDADGKKFDTESSRTTANLFAKYSIADFRAGAGVQYKSKIYVGSGANEITQKAYTLANLMFGYKISKNFDIQLNIDNVFNKKYFEGIGNNKMVYGDPRTFNLGFTYSF, translated from the coding sequence ATGAAAAATAAAATTTTACTTTCGGTTGCGGCGATAAATTTGCTCGCGTCCGTTCAAATTTTAGCCGCTCAAAACGGCGAGAGTTCAGCCGGCAAAGAGACGCTACAGGCCGTCGAAGTCACTAGCGAACAAAGGCGCGACGACATCAAATACAACGCAAAAGAGCTTGTAAAAAGCACCACGAGGCTAGACCTCACCTCGCGCCAAACGCCTCAATCGCTAACCGTCATCACCGAGGCCAGACTAAAGGATCAAAATATCAACGACTATCAGGTGCTTTTACGAAATATCCCCGGCGTCACGCTTAGCAAGTGGGATGAGCGCGTATATCCTACGGCTAGGGGCTTTAAGATAGATTATTATTTGCTTGATTCGATGCCTAGCTTTGGCGGATTTAGCCTAGGCGCAAACGATATGAGCTTGCTACCATATGAACGCGTCGAAGTCGTAAAGGGCGCAAACGGCCTGCTAGCGGGTGCCGGCAATCCGGCGGCTAGTTTAAATTTTATCCGAAAAAGAGCAAATTCTAAAGAATTGACGGGAAATTTCAAACTAAGCGCGGGCTCGTACGATAGATACGGCGTATCGGGCGACGTGCAGACTCCAGTGACTGCTGACGGCAGCGTGCGGGCTAGAGCGTCGTTTATGCATGAAAAGTCGCATTCGTATATGGACTACTATAACCGTAAAAACACCGCTATCTACGGCGTTGTTGATGCGGATATCATGGATAGCTCGTGGCTAAGCCTAGGCGCTTTTTATCAGGAGCTAAAGCGTCACGGCATACGCTGGGGAGGAATGCCGGCATTTTACAAAAACGACGCTAGGCGCGAGTTTAGTAAAAATGAAATTTTCTCTCAGCCTTGGACTAGGTGGGATATCAAGACTTTTGACGTTTATGCCGATTTTAGGCACTACTTTGAAAACGAAGCCAGCCTAAATCTCTCCTACTCCTTCCGCCGCGCAAATACGGACTCAAATCTACTCTACTACGGCGGCAAGGTAAATTTAGACGGTACGGGCGATGTTAGCGGACTTAGCGTCTATGCAAACAAACGCGAAGAAAATATCCATAACATAGACGCTTACGTAAATCTGCCGTACGAAGCGTTTAGCTTGCCTCACGAGGCGGTTTTTGGCGCTATGTACAACAACTATAAAAAAAGCTCCGACAACGTCAGCAGCTACTGGAATAGCCGCACGACTCCGGCAGGCCTAGCCTATGCGGCGCGCACCAGGATAGATTTTAACAACCTACACCTAGACGACCCGAAGCTACCTTACGCCGATCAAAACAACGCCGATAAAACGGTGCAAAAGGCGGTCTATTTCGCTAATAAATTTTCTATCACGGACGAGCTTAAGTTTTTGCTAGGAGCCAGAATGAGCTACTATAAGTACCGCATCACGGGTGGCAACGGAAATAGAAATTTCACTCAAGAAATCACGCCGTATCTAGGTATCACTTACGATATCGGCGAAAACCACACGCTTTATGCTAGCTATACAAGCATCTTTAAACCCCAAACCGTAAAGGATATCAACGACAAATACTTAGACCCGGTCCAAGGCAAAGACTATGAGCTCGGCATAAAGGGGGATTATTTTGACGGCGCGCTTTCGGCTTCGTTTGGCGTATTTAAGGTTGTTCAAGATAAACTAGGCGCAAGAACGGGGCAAAAGATCCCAGGCACTACGACCGATGCGTACGAAGCTAAAAAAGGCGTGACGAGCAAGGGCTTTGAGGTAGACGTAAATGGCGAGATAAATCAAAACTTAAGCCTAGGTCTTGGTCTCACGCACTTTAACGCAAAGGACGCAGACGGTAAGAAATTTGACACCGAAAGCTCGCGCACTACGGCAAATCTCTTTGCTAAATACTCTATAGCGGACTTTAGAGCGGGTGCGGGAGTGCAGTATAAAAGTAAAATTTACGTCGGTAGCGGCGCAAATGAAATCACGCAAAAGGCCTATACGCTGGCAAATTTGATGTTTGGCTACAAGATAAGTAAAAATTTCGACATCCAGCTAAACATCGATAACGTATTTAACAAAAAATACTTCGAGGGCATCGGAAACAACAAGATGGTTTACGGCGATCCGCGAACGTTTAATCTAGGCTTTACGTATAGTTTCTAA